A DNA window from Propionispora vibrioides contains the following coding sequences:
- a CDS encoding group II intron maturase-specific domain-containing protein, translating to ELGTLIKQINAKLVGHFRYYGVTDNSNGIHTFGYCVRRKLFEILNRRSQKKSLTWEGFAKLTDRFPLAKARIYVNIYG from the coding sequence GGAGCTAGGAACCTTGATCAAACAGATAAATGCCAAGCTGGTTGGGCACTTTCGCTACTATGGGGTAACCGACAACAGCAATGGAATCCATACCTTTGGATACTGCGTACGGCGTAAATTGTTTGAAATACTCAATCGCAGAAGCCAAAAGAAGAGCTTGACGTGGGAAGGATTTGCAAAACTAACAGATAGATTCCCGCTAGCAAAAGCGAGAATCTATGTGAATATCTATGGCTAA